A genome region from Trichosurus vulpecula isolate mTriVul1 chromosome 5, mTriVul1.pri, whole genome shotgun sequence includes the following:
- the LOC118850716 gene encoding isocitrate dehydrogenase [NAD] subunit beta, mitochondrial-like, translating to MATLSGIRALSRALVVPPSLGAWRGLITTAAARATPPSAVDDVKVEGAFPVTMLPGDGVGPELMHAVKEVFKAANVPVEFQEHHLSEVQNMASEEKLEQVLSSMKENKVAIIGKIHTPMDTEYKGDLASYDMRLRRKLDLFAKVVHVKSLPGYKTRHNNLDLVIIREQTEGEYSSLEHESARGVIECLKIVTRAKSQRIAKFAFDYATKKGRGKVTAVHKANIMKLGDGLFLQCCEEVAELYPKIKFETMIIDNCCMQLVQNPYQFDVLVMPNLYGNIIDNLAAGLVGGAGVVPGESYSAEYAVFETGARHPFAQAVGRNIANPTAMLLSASNMLRHLNLEYHSNMIAEAVKKVIKVGKVRTPDMGGYATCRDLTQAIISSLPNPQAS from the exons ATGGCGACCCTTAGCGGAATTCGTGCGCTTAGCCGGGCCCTGGTGGTGCCCCCGAGCCTCGGGGCCTGGAGGGGCCTAATCACCACGGCCGCTGCCCGAGCGACCCCGCCGAGCGCGGTGGATGATGTGAAGGTGGAGGGTGCATTCCCCGTCACCATGCTGCCTGGTGACGGTGTGGGGCCTGAGCTCATGCATGCTGTCAAAGAAGTCTTCAAGGCGGCCAATGTCCCTGTGGAGTTTCAGGAGCATCACCTGAGTGAGGTGCAGAACATGGCCTCAGAAGAGAAATTGGAGCAGGTGCTGAGCTCCATGAAGGAAAACAAGGTTGCTATCATTGGAAAAATTCACACCCCAATGGACACAGAGTACAAGGGGGACTTGGCCTCTTATGACATGCGGCTCAGGCGTAAGCTGGACCTGTTTGCCAAAGTTGTCCATGTCAAGAGCCTCCCGGGGTACAAAACTCGACACAACAACCTGGACTTGGTGATCATCCGGGAGCAGACTGAGGGAGAATACAGCTCCCTGGAGCACGAGAGTGCCAGGGGTGTGATTGAATGTTTGAAGATTGTCACTCGTGCCAAGTCCCAGCGAATTGCCAAGTTCGCTTTTGACTATGCCACGAAGAAGGGTCGAGGGAAGGTCACGGCTGTGCACAAGGCCAACATTATGAAGCTGGGCGATGGCCTCTTTCTGCAGTGCTGTGAGGAGGTGGCTGAGCTGTACCCCAAGATCAAGTTTGAGACCATGATCATAGACAACTGTTGTATGCAGCTGGTGCAGAATCCATACCAATTCGATGTGCTCGTGATGCCCAATCTCTATGGAAACATCATTGACAACCTGGCGGCGGGTCTGGTGGGAGGTGCAGGTGTGGTTCCTGGTGAGAGCTACAGTGCTGAATATGCCGTTTTTGAAACAGGTGCAAGGCACCCGTTTGCCCAGGCTGTAGGCAGGAACATTGCCAACCCAACCGCCATGCTGCTGTCTGCCAGCAATATGCTGAGGCACCTCAACTTGGAATATCACTCCAACATGATTGCTGAGGCTGTGAAGAAGGTGATCAAAGTTGGCAAA GTTCGTACCCCGGACATGGGCGGCTATGCCACCTGCCGGGATCTCACCCAGGCCATCATTAGTAGTCTACCTAACCCACAAGCTTCCTGA